From Humisphaera borealis, the proteins below share one genomic window:
- a CDS encoding N-acetylneuraminate synthase family protein, whose product MNPTIVPGDTAHSPAKHIDIAGRSIGPGKPTFVIAEIGVNHDGDVQKAIELVRIAAACGADAVKLQIFRATALMHPSCSLANYQKDRVWETDAVDMLRRYELNREDLRVIVKAILEAKLIPLATPFSPNDVDTIAALRLPAIKIASPDLVNRPLLYEAMQLGKPMILSTGAATMEEVAATVGWMKESFARISLLHCISSYPCELADAHLGWVTELDRAFDVPVGFSDHTTHATAGALAVMAGATIVEKHITYDRSARGPDHSASADPHHFERYVKSIREADLLRGSSAKHLLECEKDVRKVSRQSLVVRRTLLAGEEIRHDDLTVQRPGTGVSAAHWAEVIGQRTSQAIPAGSILQPEMLASPKGAWRAA is encoded by the coding sequence ATGAACCCAACCATCGTCCCCGGCGATACCGCCCATTCGCCCGCCAAACACATCGATATCGCCGGCAGAAGCATCGGCCCGGGGAAGCCGACCTTCGTCATCGCCGAGATCGGCGTGAATCACGACGGCGACGTGCAGAAGGCGATCGAGCTGGTCCGCATCGCGGCCGCATGCGGCGCTGATGCGGTTAAGCTGCAGATCTTCCGCGCCACCGCGCTCATGCACCCCTCATGCAGTCTGGCGAACTATCAGAAGGACCGCGTTTGGGAGACCGACGCGGTCGACATGCTTCGCCGCTATGAACTGAACCGGGAAGACCTTCGTGTCATCGTCAAGGCGATTCTCGAAGCCAAGCTCATCCCCCTTGCCACGCCTTTTTCGCCCAACGACGTCGATACCATCGCGGCATTGCGTCTGCCGGCGATCAAGATCGCCTCGCCGGACCTGGTCAACCGCCCGCTGCTGTACGAAGCGATGCAGCTGGGCAAGCCGATGATCCTGTCGACCGGTGCCGCGACGATGGAAGAGGTTGCCGCGACCGTCGGCTGGATGAAGGAGTCGTTCGCGCGGATCTCGCTGTTGCACTGCATCAGCAGCTACCCGTGCGAACTGGCCGATGCGCACCTCGGATGGGTGACCGAGCTTGATCGGGCATTCGACGTGCCGGTGGGTTTCTCCGACCACACCACTCACGCAACAGCCGGCGCGCTGGCGGTCATGGCCGGCGCGACGATCGTGGAGAAGCACATTACTTATGATCGCAGCGCCCGTGGCCCGGACCATTCGGCCAGTGCCGACCCCCACCATTTCGAGCGCTACGTGAAGAGTATTCGAGAGGCCGACCTGCTCCGCGGCAGCTCTGCGAAACATCTGCTGGAGTGCGAGAAGGACGTCCGCAAGGTCAGCCGCCAGAGTCTGGTCGTCCGCCGGACACTCCTGGCCGGCGAGGAAATCCGCCACGACGACCTGACCGTGCAGCGCCCCGGCACCGGTGTTTCGGCGGCGCACTGGGCCGAGGTCATCGGCCAGCGCACCAGCCAGGCCATTCCCGCCGGCAGCATCCTTCAGCCTGAGATGCTCGCAAGCCCAAAGGGCGCCTGGCGTGCGGCATAG
- a CDS encoding RtcB family protein, with translation MSSDNEDLPASVTSVASAKADPTAPTLATWLAWPLDTPVKNAIDRALHADDVVHVAVMPDVHLATDVCVGTAMATRRLVYPSAVGGDIGCGMLAIAFDATADLLQDADRAGQLLRAIGRRVPSHRRHRTARLPMPVDCVASDLSHPALVAAAGDDGGLQFGTLGGGNHFVELQADEDDRLWLMIHSGSRAMGQVVRSHHVARATRGATMPLLDTETDLGQAYLNDQDWARRYARGNRIAMAEQVCEAIHELTGVTRIESSLIECDHNHVRREAHFGESLLVHRKGATPADDGLAGVVPGSMGTTSVHIVGRGEPQSLRSSAHGAGRQMSRTVARERFGRHEVRRQMADVWYDPRILDAMREESPKAYKDLRAVLKAQEPLMKVTRRLRPLLVYKGS, from the coding sequence ATGTCGAGTGACAACGAAGACTTGCCCGCGTCCGTCACGTCCGTCGCGTCCGCCAAGGCGGACCCTACAGCGCCGACACTCGCCACTTGGCTCGCGTGGCCGCTGGACACACCGGTGAAGAACGCGATCGACCGCGCCCTGCATGCCGACGACGTCGTTCATGTTGCCGTCATGCCGGACGTTCACCTGGCGACGGATGTCTGCGTCGGCACCGCGATGGCGACCCGCCGGCTGGTCTACCCGTCGGCGGTGGGGGGCGACATCGGCTGCGGCATGCTCGCGATCGCATTCGACGCGACAGCCGACCTGCTGCAAGACGCCGATCGCGCGGGGCAACTGCTCCGCGCGATCGGCCGGCGGGTGCCGTCGCACCGGCGGCATCGCACGGCCAGGTTGCCGATGCCGGTCGATTGCGTCGCAAGCGATCTCTCGCATCCCGCACTCGTCGCCGCCGCCGGCGACGATGGCGGCCTGCAGTTCGGGACGCTCGGCGGAGGCAATCACTTCGTCGAACTTCAGGCCGATGAAGACGACCGCCTGTGGCTGATGATCCACAGCGGCTCCCGCGCGATGGGCCAGGTCGTGCGCTCGCACCACGTAGCCCGCGCGACGCGGGGCGCAACCATGCCCTTGCTGGATACGGAAACGGACCTGGGCCAAGCCTACCTCAACGATCAGGACTGGGCTCGCCGCTATGCCCGCGGGAACCGTATCGCGATGGCGGAGCAGGTGTGCGAAGCGATACACGAACTGACCGGCGTGACGCGAATCGAATCGTCACTCATCGAATGCGATCACAACCACGTGCGGCGGGAAGCGCATTTCGGCGAGTCGCTGCTGGTGCACCGCAAAGGGGCGACGCCCGCCGACGACGGCCTGGCCGGCGTGGTGCCGGGGTCGATGGGGACAACCAGCGTTCACATCGTCGGACGGGGTGAGCCGCAGTCGCTCCGCAGCAGCGCCCACGGCGCGGGAAGGCAAATGTCGCGAACGGTCGCCCGCGAGCGCTTCGGACGTCATGAGGTGCGCAGGCAGATGGCTGACGTCTGGTACGACCCGCGAATTCTTGACGCGATGCGAGAGGAATCGCCCAAGGCGTACAAGGACCTGCGCGCGGTGCTCAAGGCGCAGGAACCGCTGATGAAGGTGACAAGGCGACTGCGGCCGCTGCTCGTTTACAAGGGGAGTTGA